A genomic segment from Thermodesulfobacteriota bacterium encodes:
- a CDS encoding ABC transporter substrate-binding protein, protein MKSRPATEFARIVLLCLGCCLLLGVGGANGGEEEGLTPCTLMPLWSPQAQFAGYYVAQDKGFYRKHGLDMVILKGGPACSGCEYLKDGRADFAVLWLTTAIRQYGEGLRLVHVGQMVPRSSMMLVARKSRDIREPADLKGAKVGVWGGDLALPPRAFFRKFGLEVKEVPQSYTVNLFLRGGVDAASAMWYNEYHTILNSGIDPDELTVFPMWEYGLNFPEDGLYMMEAAYRKNPSLAAACVQASLEGWAYAFDHPEEALDIVMQYMQAAKISANRTHQRWMLARMRDLIMPAMKTGDHRPLNRTDFTSVSTFLLQSGLIREAPDFDAFTGGPRVAP, encoded by the coding sequence ATGAAATCCCGGCCCGCAACCGAATTCGCCCGCATTGTCCTGCTGTGCCTGGGGTGTTGCCTGCTGCTTGGGGTTGGCGGCGCCAACGGCGGCGAAGAAGAGGGCTTGACGCCCTGCACCCTGATGCCCCTGTGGAGCCCCCAGGCCCAGTTTGCCGGATACTATGTGGCGCAGGACAAGGGGTTTTACCGGAAACACGGCCTGGACATGGTCATCCTCAAAGGCGGTCCCGCCTGTTCCGGCTGTGAATATCTCAAAGACGGCCGGGCCGATTTCGCCGTCCTGTGGCTGACCACGGCCATCCGGCAATACGGTGAAGGGCTCCGGCTGGTGCATGTGGGACAGATGGTTCCCCGGTCTTCCATGATGCTGGTGGCCAGAAAGTCAAGGGACATCCGGGAGCCGGCCGATCTGAAGGGCGCCAAGGTGGGGGTCTGGGGGGGTGATCTGGCCCTGCCGCCCCGGGCGTTCTTCAGAAAATTCGGACTTGAAGTGAAAGAAGTCCCTCAGTCCTATACCGTCAATCTTTTCCTGCGCGGGGGCGTGGATGCGGCCTCGGCCATGTGGTACAACGAATACCACACCATCCTGAACTCCGGCATCGATCCCGACGAACTGACCGTCTTTCCCATGTGGGAATACGGTCTGAATTTTCCCGAAGACGGCCTTTACATGATGGAAGCCGCCTACAGGAAAAATCCCTCCCTTGCCGCCGCTTGCGTCCAGGCGTCGCTGGAAGGATGGGCCTATGCCTTCGACCATCCCGAAGAAGCCCTGGACATTGTCATGCAATATATGCAAGCGGCGAAAATAAGCGCCAACCGGACGCATCAGCGCTGGATGCTGGCGAGAATGCGGGACCTGATCATGCCGGCCATGAAAACCGGAGATCACAGGCCATTGAACCGGACGGATTTTACGTCGGTCTCAACCTTTCTTCTGCAGTCCGGGCTGATCAGAGAAGCCCCGGATTTTGACGCATTTACCGGAGGGCCCCGTGTCGCCCCCTGA
- a CDS encoding ATP-binding protein, producing MQTSPSAIRLPAALTRLPEVMTFVETHAAAAGVPAAKRSALCLAVEEAFVNICSYAFKNGQGEVALTCAAAAGAFVLEIADTGPEFDLLSVPEPDLSAPMEQRRIGGLGIHFIRKFTDHADWRRENGRNILRLTVHLSGGGSQP from the coding sequence ATGCAGACTTCTCCTTCCGCCATCCGCCTTCCGGCCGCCCTGACACGCCTTCCGGAGGTAATGACATTCGTGGAAACCCATGCCGCGGCGGCCGGGGTCCCCGCGGCAAAGCGTTCCGCCCTCTGCCTGGCCGTGGAAGAGGCCTTTGTCAACATCTGTTCCTATGCTTTCAAAAACGGACAGGGAGAGGTGGCCCTGACCTGTGCGGCCGCTGCCGGCGCCTTTGTGCTGGAAATTGCGGATACCGGGCCGGAATTTGACCTGCTGTCGGTTCCGGAGCCGGACCTTTCCGCTCCCATGGAACAGCGGCGGATCGGCGGCCTGGGCATCCATTTTATCCGGAAATTCACGGACCATGCCGACTGGCGCCGGGAAAACGGCAGGAACATCCTCCGCCTGACCGTCCATCTGAGCGGCGGGGGATCACAACCATAA
- a CDS encoding STAS domain-containing protein, which yields MQTRQEGRVTVVSPSGKIDAMTAPAFEASLSGLIGEGRLCLALDLGGVEYISSAGLRVILATAKALKSKNGVLLLANVRGTVKEVFDISGFGSVFSMHESVEAAVKAAG from the coding sequence ATGCAGACAAGACAGGAAGGCAGAGTGACCGTGGTGTCCCCTTCGGGAAAGATCGACGCCATGACCGCGCCGGCTTTTGAAGCCTCACTTTCCGGTCTGATCGGGGAGGGGCGGCTATGCCTGGCCCTGGATCTTGGCGGGGTGGAATATATCAGCAGCGCCGGCCTGAGAGTAATATTGGCGACGGCCAAAGCGCTTAAAAGCAAAAACGGTGTCCTGCTGCTGGCCAATGTCCGGGGGACGGTCAAAGAAGTCTTTGATATCTCGGGTTTCGGGTCCGTGTTCAGCATGCATGAATCCGTGGAAGCGGCTGTGAAAGCAGCGGGGTGA
- a CDS encoding acetyl-CoA C-acyltransferase, with the protein MKDVVIVSACRTPIGTFGGTLKDMPAAHIASVSMKEAVKRAGIDPVIIDDVRFGCCLDPADSMNVTRVGALLAGIPDTVTAATINRVCISGMEAVVSGMAMIQAGMADVILAGGVEHMSGVPYISQDARWGCRLQDKPLVDALIRGLHCGSHIIPHPEDGPVKEGEIIDLMRGKPYIMGHTAELVAAYKNISREEMDEIAVRSHNNVERATREGDFVEEIVPVEIPQKRGKPPVIFDKDEHFRPGATLEQMAKLPPAFIPKIGKVTAGNASGLNDGSSAMVLMSAEKAKELGKKPLARIKAVSRGACHPAVMGLSPVPAVKNLLAKNAGLNMDSFELIELNEAFAAQYLGCEKEMGLKREITNVNGSGIGLGHPVGSTGCRVMVTLIHAMKKRGKTLGLATLCGGGGVSMATVLEMM; encoded by the coding sequence ATGAAAGATGTCGTTATTGTTTCGGCCTGCCGGACGCCCATCGGAACCTTCGGCGGAACCCTGAAGGATATGCCTGCCGCCCATATTGCCAGCGTCTCCATGAAAGAAGCGGTCAAAAGGGCCGGTATTGATCCTGTCATTATTGATGACGTGCGTTTCGGCTGCTGCCTGGATCCGGCGGACTCCATGAACGTCACCCGCGTCGGCGCGCTGCTGGCCGGCATTCCGGACACGGTCACCGCGGCAACGATCAACCGGGTGTGCATATCCGGCATGGAGGCGGTGGTGAGCGGCATGGCCATGATCCAGGCCGGCATGGCCGATGTGATCCTGGCCGGTGGCGTGGAGCACATGTCCGGCGTACCTTATATCTCCCAGGATGCCCGCTGGGGCTGCCGTCTTCAGGACAAGCCCCTGGTGGATGCCCTGATCCGGGGTCTTCACTGCGGTTCCCACATTATTCCTCATCCGGAAGACGGTCCGGTCAAGGAAGGTGAAATCATCGACCTGATGAGGGGGAAACCCTATATCATGGGCCACACGGCCGAACTGGTGGCGGCCTATAAAAACATCAGCCGCGAAGAGATGGACGAGATCGCGGTCCGCAGCCACAATAACGTGGAGCGGGCCACCAGGGAAGGCGATTTTGTCGAGGAAATCGTGCCGGTGGAAATCCCCCAGAAAAGAGGGAAACCCCCGGTTATTTTTGACAAGGACGAGCATTTCCGGCCGGGCGCGACCCTGGAGCAGATGGCCAAGCTGCCGCCGGCGTTTATTCCCAAAATCGGCAAGGTCACGGCCGGCAACGCTTCGGGGTTGAATGACGGCTCCTCGGCCATGGTGCTGATGTCCGCGGAAAAGGCCAAGGAGCTGGGCAAAAAGCCGCTGGCCAGAATCAAAGCCGTTTCCCGCGGCGCCTGTCACCCGGCGGTGATGGGCTTGAGCCCGGTGCCGGCGGTGAAAAACCTGCTGGCTAAAAATGCCGGCCTGAACATGGACTCGTTTGAACTGATCGAGCTGAACGAGGCTTTTGCCGCCCAGTATCTGGGCTGTGAAAAGGAAATGGGCCTGAAGCGGGAGATCACCAACGTCAACGGTTCCGGCATCGGTCTGGGCCATCCGGTCGGTTCCACCGGCTGCCGCGTAATGGTGACGCTGATCCATGCCATGAAAAAACGCGGCAAAACCCTGGGCCTGGCCACCCTCTGCGGCGGCGGCGGGGTCTCCATGGCCACGGTTCTGGAAATGATGTAA